A window of Elgaria multicarinata webbii isolate HBS135686 ecotype San Diego chromosome 2, rElgMul1.1.pri, whole genome shotgun sequence contains these coding sequences:
- the GREM1 gene encoding gremlin-1 yields MFLSTLPRMACTVSTVGVLLLFGLLLPTAEGSKRNRGSQGAIPPPAKDQPNDSEQTQTPPVPPPPPGSRPRGKQKGKPPSAEEVLESSQEALHVTERKYLKRDWCKTQPLKQTIHEEGCNSQTIINRFCYGQCNSFYIPRHFRREEGSFQSCSFCKPKKFTTVSITLTCPELQPPRKKKRIKRVKECRCISIDLD; encoded by the coding sequence ATGTTCCTTTCCACACTTCCCAGGATGGCTTGCACGGTTTCTACAGTGGGCGTGCTTCTTCTGTTTGGACTTCTGCTACCCACAGCAGAGGGGAGTAAGAGGAATCGTGGGTCGCAAGGAGCCATCCCGCCTCCTGCCAAGGATCAGCCCAATGATTCGGAACAGACGCAGACGCCACCGGTACCTCCACCGCCGCCAGGCTCCAGACCCCGTGGCAAGCAGAAAGGCAAACCTCCCTCTGCTGAAGAGGTGCTGGAGTCGAGCCAAGAGGCCCTGCATGTCACAGAGCGAAAGTACCTGAAACGGGACTGGTGTAAAACGCAGCCGCTCAAGCAAACCATCCACGAGGAAGGCTGCAACAGCCAAACCATTATCAACAGGTTCTGTTAcggccagtgcaattccttctaCATCCCCAGGCACTTCCGCAGAGAGGAAGGCTCCTTCCAATCCTGTTCCTTCTGCAAGCCTAAGAAATTCACCACCGTGTCAATTACACTAACCTGCCCAGAGCTTCAGCCCccaaggaagaaaaagaggatCAAGCGAGTTAAAGAATGTCGCTGTATATCCATAGACTTGGACTAG